One Candidatus Aminicenantes bacterium DNA segment encodes these proteins:
- the hisF gene encoding imidazole glycerol phosphate synthase subunit HisF, with protein sequence MVACRIIPCMDVRAGRVVKGVHFLNLRDMGDPVELGKRYRDQGADELVYLDIAATVSRQKVRVDLVRAIARNLDIPFTVGGGIRNEHDVETLLEAGADKVSVNSAAVFDPGLITRLARAFGSQCVVVAVDAGIVAGSHRVFVNGGRTPTAHEVVAWTLEAANRGAGEILLTSMERDGTGSGYDTGLLRRVSTTVSCPLIASGGGGRLDDFAAALEQGGADAVLAAGVFHSGRYTINQVKEYLAARSICVRRDR encoded by the coding sequence ATGGTGGCGTGTAGAATCATTCCCTGCATGGATGTGCGCGCCGGTCGTGTGGTCAAAGGCGTCCACTTCCTGAACCTGCGCGACATGGGTGATCCGGTTGAACTGGGAAAGCGCTACCGCGATCAGGGCGCGGATGAACTGGTCTACCTGGATATCGCGGCCACGGTTTCCAGGCAAAAAGTACGCGTGGACCTGGTGCGCGCCATTGCCCGCAACCTGGACATTCCCTTTACCGTGGGTGGAGGAATCAGGAATGAGCACGACGTGGAAACGCTGCTGGAAGCCGGCGCCGATAAGGTATCAGTCAACTCAGCCGCAGTGTTTGATCCCGGATTGATCACGCGCCTGGCGAGGGCTTTCGGTTCCCAATGCGTGGTGGTGGCCGTGGATGCCGGCATCGTGGCCGGATCACATCGCGTGTTTGTCAACGGCGGGCGCACTCCAACCGCCCATGAAGTGGTGGCATGGACCCTTGAGGCGGCAAACCGCGGAGCCGGAGAGATCCTGCTGACCTCGATGGAACGCGATGGAACCGGTTCCGGATACGATACCGGGCTCCTGCGCCGCGTTTCCACGACTGTTTCCTGTCCGCTCATCGCTTCCGGCGGTGGTGGCCGGCTCGATGATTTTGCAGCCGCTCTGGAACAGGGCGGGGCTGATGCGGTACTGGCCGCAGGTGTGTTTCACTCCGGGCGTTATACCATCAATCAGGTGAAAGAGTACCTGGCCGCGCGTTCGATTTGTGTACGGAGAGATAGATGA
- the hisA gene encoding 1-(5-phosphoribosyl)-5-[(5-phosphoribosylamino)methylideneamino]imidazole-4-carboxamide isomerase has translation MSKSEFITIPAIDIMDGNCVRLRRGEFTNPSVYAASPLETAKRFNGFGFTHLHVVDLDAAGSGGSDNWNGIRDICRQSGCRVDVGGGIRTCEQVRRWLNAGADRVCVTTLAAREPETLRQCIDRFGAERFIVAADANRGRLALSGWQEESAQDLLDFILTMCELGIRRFMSTAVARDGMLTGPDFDLYHYILEEFPDIDLLASGGISCMAQVRRLRRMGLAGVVVGRALYEDAIIPEDLVSLECGEEENGGV, from the coding sequence ATGTCAAAAAGTGAATTCATCACAATCCCCGCTATTGATATCATGGATGGAAATTGCGTGCGCCTGCGGCGCGGCGAGTTCACTAACCCAAGCGTTTATGCGGCTTCACCTTTGGAAACCGCGAAACGGTTTAACGGGTTCGGCTTCACCCACCTGCACGTCGTCGACCTGGACGCGGCCGGAAGCGGCGGCAGTGACAACTGGAATGGGATTAGGGATATCTGCCGGCAATCAGGATGCCGCGTGGACGTGGGCGGTGGCATCCGCACTTGCGAACAGGTGAGACGCTGGCTGAATGCCGGTGCCGACCGGGTCTGCGTAACTACCTTGGCGGCGCGTGAACCCGAAACTCTCAGGCAATGCATCGATCGTTTCGGGGCCGAGCGCTTTATCGTGGCGGCGGATGCAAACAGGGGGCGGCTGGCCCTGTCCGGATGGCAGGAGGAATCCGCGCAAGATCTGCTGGATTTTATCTTGACCATGTGCGAGTTGGGTATCCGGCGTTTCATGAGCACCGCGGTGGCGCGGGACGGCATGCTGACCGGGCCGGATTTCGATCTTTATCATTACATTCTGGAAGAATTCCCGGACATTGATTTGCTGGCTTCCGGCGGCATCAGTTGCATGGCGCAGGTGCGCCGCCTGCGTCGCATGGGACTGGCGGGCGTGGTGGTGGGCCGGGCCTTGTACGAAGACGCGATCATCCCAGAGGACTTGGTGTCGCTGGAATGTGGGGAGGAAGAGAATGGTGGCGTGTAG